AGAGGAACagtttctctttgttcttttcttccacTCCTTTTGTGTCCCTTCTGAACCTCACTGGCTGAGCCAAGAAGGCCAGCCAGGGAGAACTCGGAGAAGAGTGTGCTGCgggcccctgcccctggcagggTCTGTGCTTCTCTGGGTGGGTGggacggggcaggggagagccggGGGTTAGCACCATTGGATGAAGGGTTTTAGAATCAGACCCTGGGTGGGGGCAAGTGGGACGCACAACCACAGAGGGCTAGCAGCAGCCGGTGGGAAGGGATGGGTGGTGGTGCCAGGGCACTGGGCAACCCCTCTCTGTGCAGTCTAGTGTAGGGTCCAGTGCTTGCCCCAGCCCGACATCGTCCCCCCCCACTACCCCCCGCCGCCCCAGCACTTGCCAAGACAACATGTGGGAGTCAGGCCTTGCCCAGGACTGGGGGGCCAACTTGGGCACCCTCCCTGATCACAAAAACATGTCTTGGGGAAGGGGTCTCCAACATCTGGCCGCCCAATTGAAGCTGCGACCACCCTGAGACCTGGGAGGGGTGTAAGGGCTGGGGGAGCCGGGCACCCCGCTAAGTGCACTTGACGCTGAAatgccggggtgggggaggggctgggccctTGACGCGCCGGTTTGTGTCTGGAACAAAGCAGCAACACAGCACGCGGGGAGCTCAGCCGCCCTCCAGGGGTGAAGAGCGGAAATGCAAAGGCTTCCCGGGCAGTGTCCTGGAGTGGGGTCAGTGAGCAGAAAGTAGGGCGAGCCAGAAGGAGCAAGGATGCGGGCACTGCTCCTCTAAGGACTGGTCTCCCACTCAGGACCGACTGGCTTTGCCCTGGGACAGGCCTGGGACCCCGGGGGGGAGGGCTGGGCGTCAGGACACAGCAAAGCAGGGGGACCTGGCCGTGCCAGCTGCctccagggccctggcccagaaAAGTACCCCTCGGCCATGCCGAACCCCTCCTTGTCTGGTGCATGGTGCGCCCCTAGCCCCTGAGGCGGTGGCTCTGGTCTCCAGCCACAGTGCGCGTGGGTCGGGGCGTGTCTCGCTCCGGGGCGGGGCCCGCATGGCTGAAGGCCTGGCGGTGGCACTACTGCTCAGTCAGTGAGAGCCTCAGGATTCGCtccagttcctcctcctcctggcgcGCACGCCGCCGccgctcctcctgctcctgcGCAGACAGCTCCATGGCCAGCCGCAGCTGCTCGTCATAGCTCCGGAACACGCGGCTACTAGGGCTAGGGCTGGGCCGAGGGCTGGGAACAGCCGTGGGGGTCGCGGGCTGGCGCTGTGGCGTGGGTGGGGCACTTTGGGGGGCAAGGAAGACACATCTAGGGCTCCGGGCGCCACTGCCAGGGAGCAGGCCGAGAGCCAGTGTGAAGGTCCCAGGGCAGACCAGGCCTGCCACCCTCCAGTCCTGTGTCACCTCCCCGGTTCCCACCCGGCTGTGGCAGATCCCAGCCCCTGCAAAGCTCATCCTCCCAGTGGACAGCAGCCAGTGCATGTGGGCATCTTCTAGAACCCTGGCCCTGACATCCTGCCTGGTGAGGGTCTGGAGGCCATGAGGCCGGGCCCCTGTGAGGGAGGCTCTTTTGGAGTACTGCTCACCCAGCCAGAGCAGAAACGTGTATGGTAGAAACCGTCCTGATCCCAGGAGGGGCCCTGGTGATGGCACCACGGGTTCTCTGGGCCAGCAGGGGCCGCTCAGTGGGCGGTGCCCTCACCCACTGTGACAGAGTACTGGGGTCCTCTGTGCTTGGGGTGGGTAGGCATCTCCAAAACCTGGAGAACACTGACCTGTCCTGTCGGTGACCCTCGTAGGACATGGGGTGAGTGCCCGGCTTGCTGTTGGTTAGCGCCTCCCATATGGTGACCTAGAGGGAGAGGGCGCGGGCCTGTTGGCTGTGGCAGCACCACAGTCAGCAGCCTGTCGCAGCCACAGGGCACCCACCTGGTCATACTCACTGCCCGCCTCAAGCAGGCTCTGCTGGATGGCAAACTGCAGAAGGTCGTCATCGTCATCGCGGGTCACCGTCTCCCGCTGGCCGCCCAGCACGCTGTACCCTCTCGGGGCCTCGAACAAGGTTGGGGAGATCTCACATCCACGGCAGGAGGCTGAGGGCAGACTGAGGTCGGAGTGGCCccccaggaaggggcagggagggctccagtGAGGGGCTGGTGAGAAGGGTGACTTCAGAGGGGGCCCGGGGCTCACTTGTGGAGCTGGAGCTGCTGACACTGGAGGAGTCGCTGCCAGGGGAAGGGGTCTCACTGCTGGGGCTGCCTCGCACCGAAGGCACCGGCTCGTCACAGCCGTTGAGGTTCCCGAAGGTGATGCGGGCATTGAGGATGTGGAAGATGGGGATTTCTGAGGATGAGGAAACTGTCAGGCGCCACCACCCACCCCTCACACCTGAGCCCCGCCCCACTCTTTAGCTCATCTAAGCCCCACCCTTACGACAACAGCCACGGGGAAATGGGACTGGGGGGTCTCACCAATCTTGACAGGGAAGCCAGGAGGCAGGCGCAGGGTAATGAAATCCCGGAGCTTGGCGAAAAGCGCATTGCTGACAGCCATGAGGTCAATGATGGGGGCTACCTGCTCACACAGGGACAGGGGATGCTCCTCACACAGCCACAGCTTGGCCTTGAACCTGCCCCCCCCAGGATCCCAAGGCGTGAGGGACATTGTAGAAGCGATGGCCTCCCAGAACCTTCTGGAacccctgccccatcctgccctgcccacccctccccag
This window of the Desmodus rotundus isolate HL8 chromosome 9, HLdesRot8A.1, whole genome shotgun sequence genome carries:
- the ANKRD13B gene encoding ankyrin repeat domain-containing protein 13B isoform X3 produces the protein MKWEFTSWVPLVSKICPSDTYKVWKSGQNLRVDTTLLGFDHMTWQRGNRSFVFRGQDTSAVVMEIDHDRRVVYTETLALAGQDRELLLAAAQPTEEQVLSRLTAPVVTTQLDTKNISFERNKTGILGWRSEKTEMVNGYEAKVYGASNVELITRTRTEHLSEQHKGKVKGCKTPLQSFLGIAEQHGGPQNGTLITQTLSQANPTAITAEEYFNPNFELGNRDMGRPMELTTKTQKFKAKLWLCEEHPLSLCEQVAPIIDLMAVSNALFAKLRDFITLRLPPGFPVKIEIPIFHILNARITFGNLNGCDEPVPSVRGSPSSETPSPGSDSSSVSSSSSTTSCRGCEISPTLFEAPRGYSVLGGQRETVTRDDDDDLLQFAIQQSLLEAGSEYDQVTIWEALTNSKPGTHPMSYEGHRQDSGARSPRCVFLAPQSAPPTPQRQPATPTAVPSPRPSPSPSSRVFRSYDEQLRLAMELSAQEQEERRRRARQEEEELERILRLSLTEQ